The nucleotide window TATAGATCTTGCCGCCTGCAGCGCCCATGGCGTCATGGCCACGAACACCCCCGGCGTTCTGGACGATACAACCGCCGATTTCACCTGGACGCTGATTCTCGCCGCGGCCCGCCGGCTGACCGAGGCGGAGCGGTACCTCCGGGACGGTAAATGGGAAAAGTGGAAGCTGAAGCAGTTGCTGGGTCTTGACATCCATCAGGCCACGCTGGGAATCATCGGCATGGGAAGAATCGGGCAGGCCGTGGCGCGCCGGGCGCTCGGATTCGACATGGAGGTGCTCTACCACAATCAAAACCGCGTTTCGCCGGAGCTCGAATCAGCCTGCCGGGCGCGCTATGTATCAAAAGAGGAACTCCTGAGCCGTGCGGACATCGTTACCCTCCATGTGCCTTACAACCAGCAGACCCATCATCTGATCGGCGCGCAGGAGCTGTCGCGGATGAAAAAATCCGCGATTCTCATCAATGCCGCCCGGGGGGGGGTGGTTGATGACAAAGCCCTCATCGCGGCGCTGCGCTCGGGGACAATAGCGGGCGCCGGGCTGGATGTCTTTGAGGGGGAACCGGCGCTGAATCCGGGATTCCGGGAGCTGACCAACGTGGTGCTTTCGCCCCATATCGCCAGTTCTTCCGAGAAAACCCGTCTGAGAATGGCGATGAAGGCTGCGGAAAACCTCGTTGCCGCCCTGACTGCCGGCAATCCCCCGGACCTGCTTAATCCGGAGGTCAAACATGGATAGACCGCTTTCCGCCTTGAGCCTGATTGACGCGGTTAAGGGAATTGCGGAAAAGCGTTTCACCTCCGAAGAATACACGCAGGCGTTGCTTGCGAGAATTAGCCTTTATGACGAAGAAATCCGCGTCTGGGCTTGGTTTGATCCCGAGGCGGCGCTCACAGCCGCCCGTATTTCCGATCGCCGCCTCAAGGGGGGGGAGGCGCCCGGCCCGCTGCAGGGGATACCCGTCGGGGTGAAGGATATCTTCGCTACTGCCGGAGTGCCGACGGAAATGGGTTCTGCGGCATTCGCCGGCAATATTCCTGAAAAATCGGCCCGCGTGGTGGAACGACTCCAGGAGCAGGGCGCCTTTGTAATGGGAAAGACCGTTACCGCGGAGTGTGCCTTTTACGCGCCCGGCAAGACTCGCAATCCCTGGAACATACTCCATACGCCGGGCGGCTCTTCCAGTGGCTCGGCGGCGGCAGTTGCCGCCGGTTTTGTCCCCGCCGCCATCGGAACGCAGACCAACGGCTCCGTCATCCGCCCCGCCGCTTTTTGCGGGATAGTGGGCTTCAAACCGACCCAGGGGGTTATCCCGGTAGAGGGGGCGCTGACATTCAGCCACACGCTGGATCAGCCGGGCGTATTTACCCGCAGCGTCGCAGATGCCGCCTGGTTTGCGGCTTCACTGTCCGCCGAAAATGCACACATCTCCCCCGCCGTAGTCAAACGCGGCGCCGCGCCGTTTTTGGCGGCAGTAAAGACCCCAGTCTGGGAGCAGGCCGACGAACACGCCCGGCAAAATTTTCAAAACACCATCGAAAAATTGCGAACAGGCGGCGCCCATGTTGAAGAGTGTGAACTGCCGGAGAGCTTTGAGCTTGCGCAAGGAACAATCCAGACGCTCATGGCGGCCGAAGCGGCCTTTAACATGGAGGAACTTGCCCTTCAGCATGCCCCGCTTTTGAGCGCAACCCTGCGGGACATCATTGCCAAAGGAGCAAAGATCGGGGTTGTTGCCTATCAGCGGGCCCTTTCCCAGCGCCTTTGCCTCCGCGATGAACTGAGGCTTTTTCTTGCCCGGTTCGACGCCATCATTACCCCGCCCGCAACAGGCGAGGCGCCGGCCACCCTTGCCCAGACGGGCAACCCCGCCTTCTGCTCCATCTGGAGTCTCTGCGGCGTTCCGGCAGTCACCATCCCGACGGGCCAAGGTCCCCTGGGCCTGCCCCTGGGTTTGCAGATTGTCGGCGCCGCGGGGAATGACGATCTTGTCTTGTCCACGGCCCTGTGGTGCGAAGAGCGGCTGCCCTTTCCCGTCTGGGCTCCTTTCCATGCAAGCGGTAATGATGTATGTTGAAATTTCAAGCTTTATCTTTGATAGTTCAATGATAATTAGCAATTTCCGGAGGAATCGCCAGGAACGCGACCACCTCGAAAGCGTTCACGCCGGCAAAGACTGGAGCGCTCAAGAAAATGCAGGCAAGGAAAAAAGAAGCCAACGATAAGACAAGGTCCTTGTACCCGCGTGGGATGTTTTCTGAAAGCATGTTGTCCTCCTTCCCGATGATTGCTGATTGACTACGTTAATTATTTCCCCTATAATATCACAGAAAAACAGTGTCAACATCATTGTCTGCTCATCTCCAGAGGGGGGACTTTATGAGTCTGCATGCAAAACTGCAACAACTCGCCGCCAATCATCAAGCAATCCGTGTGGGACTAATCGGCGCCGGCAAGTTTGGTTCTATGTACCTGGCGCAACTGCCCAATATCCCCGGCGTTCATTTGGTCGGCATCGCCGATCTCTCGCCCGCAGGGGCCAAACGCAACCTGGCGCGCGTTGGCTGGAAGGAGCAGCAATCCGCTGCTCCTTCCCTCGATGACGCGCTAAAAACGGGGCTCACCTGCATTTCCGAAGATTGGGAGGCGCTGGTCAAACATCCGGCCCTTGACGTCATCGTTGAATGCACGGGACAGCCACTCGCCGCGGTTGAACACTGCCTGCTCGCTTTCAGGCATGGCAAACACGTCGTCAACGTGACAGTCGAAGCCGATGCCTTTTGCGGTCCCCTGCTCGCCCGGAAGGCTGCGGAAGCGGGGGTGGTCTATTCACTGGCCTTCGGCGATCAGCCGGCCCTGATTTGCGATTTGGTGGATTGGGCAAGGACGTGCGGTTTTCCGGTTGTTGCCGCCGGTCGCGGCCATAAGTGGCTCCCCCACTTCAATCAATCCACGCCCGATACCGTCTGGGGCTATTACGGGCTCACGCCGGAGCAGGCGGCGCGGGGCGGCTTGAACCCGAAGATGTTCAACAGTTTTCTGGATGGCTCTAAACCTGCCATTGAGAGCGCCGCCGTCGCCAATGCCACCGGATTGTCTGTGCCCAGCAATGGCTTGCTTTACCCTCCGGCCAGCGTTGAGGATATTCCCTATGTAACCCGCCCGATTTCCGAGGGCGGCGTTCTGGAAAAAAAGGGAATGGTCGAAGTCATTTCCTCGCTGGAGGTGGACGGCAGAAAGATCCCCTATGACATCCGCATGGGTGTTTGGGTGACAGTGGAGGCCGAGACAGAATACATCAAAAACTGTTTTGAGGAATACAACGCCCATACGGATCCCAGTGGAAGATATTTCACCCTCTATAAGCGCTGGCATCTGATCGGCCTGGAGGTTGGCATGTCGGTGGCGAGCGTGGCGTTGCGCAGGGAGGCAACGGGCTCAGCCGAATGCTGGAATGCCGATGTGGCGGCAACCGCCAAAAGCGATCTGCAGCCGGGAACTATCCTCGATGGTGAAGGCGGTTACACCGTCTGGGGGAAATTGCTGCCGGCCGAAAAATCGGTCGCCCTGGGCGGATTGCCCTTGGGACTCGCCCATGACGTCAAAGTCATCCGTCCGGTTAAGCAAGGCCAGATGCTCTGCTGGGATGATGTAGCGATGGATGAGACAACGCGTGCCTACAAGCTTCGTCGGGAGCTGGAAAAACTATTTGCATAGCGCTTCGGAAAACCTTCTTGACAAGCCATTTTCATTTTGTTATGGGTGACTCCACAAACAGGAGCGAAAAGCGCAGTTTAATGTTCATAAACGGGAAGAGCCATGAATAATCAGTTTATTAAGAAATCAGAGATTGATCTTTACGCGTTATCGCTTATATCGGGCGTAGTAGTAGTAATTATCCCCGGGAGGGTTGCTGCTCGGCGTCTTTGACACAATCAAATAGAAGATGCGAGCCGCGACCCCGCAAAGGATCGCGGCTTTTTTGTTTTTAGGGGCTGCGGTTTGACAATTAAAACCAGGGGCCCGGCACGTGCGCCCCAACAGGGAAAACAGCGTAAACAGGGATTAACAGCTACTGCAAGAAGGGAATTTTGAAATGAAAACCATTGGCGCGGACATTGTTTTACAAGTTCTGGAAGAAGAAGGGGTGGAAGCGATTTTCGGGTATCCGGGGGCCAACACCCTGCCCCTCAATGATCGGCTTGCCGACAGTCCCATCCGCCACTACCTGATGCGCCACGAACAGGCGGCGGCGCACGCTGCCGACGGCTATGCCCGGGTAACCGGCAAAACGGGCGTATGCCTTGCCACATCAGGCCCCGGCGCTACCAATCTCGTGACCGGCATTGCCACCGCCTACATGGATTCCACCCCGCTGGTTGCGATCACCGCCCAGGTGAACAGCGAACTCTGGGGCCGGGATGCCTTTCAGGAGACGGACATCATCGGGATTACGATGCCCATCACCAAGCA belongs to Syntrophobacterales bacterium and includes:
- a CDS encoding Gfo/Idh/MocA family oxidoreductase, with the translated sequence MSLHAKLQQLAANHQAIRVGLIGAGKFGSMYLAQLPNIPGVHLVGIADLSPAGAKRNLARVGWKEQQSAAPSLDDALKTGLTCISEDWEALVKHPALDVIVECTGQPLAAVEHCLLAFRHGKHVVNVTVEADAFCGPLLARKAAEAGVVYSLAFGDQPALICDLVDWARTCGFPVVAAGRGHKWLPHFNQSTPDTVWGYYGLTPEQAARGGLNPKMFNSFLDGSKPAIESAAVANATGLSVPSNGLLYPPASVEDIPYVTRPISEGGVLEKKGMVEVISSLEVDGRKIPYDIRMGVWVTVEAETEYIKNCFEEYNAHTDPSGRYFTLYKRWHLIGLEVGMSVASVALRREATGSAECWNADVAATAKSDLQPGTILDGEGGYTVWGKLLPAEKSVALGGLPLGLAHDVKVIRPVKQGQMLCWDDVAMDETTRAYKLRRELEKLFA
- a CDS encoding D-glycerate dehydrogenase, translated to MKKKILITREVFAEALDLLAAHFEVEANQEDRVLTAEELAKRLADKDGAMIALTERIDGELLGRCPRLKAVCNIAVGYNNIDLAACSAHGVMATNTPGVLDDTTADFTWTLILAAARRLTEAERYLRDGKWEKWKLKQLLGLDIHQATLGIIGMGRIGQAVARRALGFDMEVLYHNQNRVSPELESACRARYVSKEELLSRADIVTLHVPYNQQTHHLIGAQELSRMKKSAILINAARGGVVDDKALIAALRSGTIAGAGLDVFEGEPALNPGFRELTNVVLSPHIASSSEKTRLRMAMKAAENLVAALTAGNPPDLLNPEVKHG
- a CDS encoding amidase; amino-acid sequence: MDRPLSALSLIDAVKGIAEKRFTSEEYTQALLARISLYDEEIRVWAWFDPEAALTAARISDRRLKGGEAPGPLQGIPVGVKDIFATAGVPTEMGSAAFAGNIPEKSARVVERLQEQGAFVMGKTVTAECAFYAPGKTRNPWNILHTPGGSSSGSAAAVAAGFVPAAIGTQTNGSVIRPAAFCGIVGFKPTQGVIPVEGALTFSHTLDQPGVFTRSVADAAWFAASLSAENAHISPAVVKRGAAPFLAAVKTPVWEQADEHARQNFQNTIEKLRTGGAHVEECELPESFELAQGTIQTLMAAEAAFNMEELALQHAPLLSATLRDIIAKGAKIGVVAYQRALSQRLCLRDELRLFLARFDAIITPPATGEAPATLAQTGNPAFCSIWSLCGVPAVTIPTGQGPLGLPLGLQIVGAAGNDDLVLSTALWCEERLPFPVWAPFHASGNDVC